A portion of the Rhizobium sp. 9140 genome contains these proteins:
- a CDS encoding ornithine cyclodeaminase, whose amino-acid sequence MLHLNAETVHDLLDYRSLVAALRKAHSDGTMPQTRVDVMTDSGNTDNAFVSLIAWASGDMIAVKLVGVFPGNPSLPVPQPSVQGLVTLIDGRTGAPLMTCDGAALTFRKTAADSALAVDLLARADAEVLLVIGAGGLAPHVIAAHRCVRPSIGKIMIWNRNPEKAQALAARLDDPAISGVTDLDAAVAQADIVSCVTMATEPLVRGLHLKPGAHVDLIGAYLPTMREADDDVARRAGKVFVDTRVGCEGSGDIAEPVQRGLITRDDIVADLFDLCSRRHWGRAGRDDITMFKNVGGGHLDLFTARHLFLQSRSLG is encoded by the coding sequence ATGCTGCATTTGAATGCCGAGACCGTCCACGATCTGCTTGATTACCGGAGCCTCGTAGCTGCCCTTCGTAAGGCCCATAGCGACGGTACGATGCCCCAGACCCGCGTCGATGTGATGACGGACAGCGGCAACACCGACAATGCCTTTGTCTCACTCATCGCCTGGGCAAGTGGCGACATGATCGCGGTCAAGCTCGTTGGCGTCTTCCCCGGCAACCCGTCGCTGCCCGTTCCGCAACCTTCTGTACAAGGTCTGGTGACGCTGATCGACGGGCGAACCGGGGCGCCGCTGATGACGTGCGACGGCGCTGCGCTGACGTTTCGAAAGACAGCAGCAGACTCGGCGCTTGCCGTCGATCTCCTGGCACGCGCTGACGCGGAGGTCCTGCTGGTGATCGGCGCTGGCGGTCTTGCACCGCACGTGATCGCAGCTCATCGGTGCGTGCGTCCCTCGATCGGCAAGATCATGATCTGGAACCGAAATCCTGAGAAAGCACAGGCACTGGCGGCTCGCCTCGATGATCCCGCTATCTCTGGTGTAACGGATCTCGATGCCGCTGTCGCACAGGCCGATATCGTTTCCTGCGTCACAATGGCTACGGAGCCGCTCGTCCGTGGTTTACATTTGAAACCCGGCGCCCACGTCGATCTGATCGGCGCTTATTTGCCGACCATGCGCGAGGCCGATGACGATGTCGCTCGCCGCGCCGGCAAAGTTTTCGTCGATACCCGCGTCGGCTGTGAGGGCTCGGGCGACATTGCCGAGCCGGTTCAGCGCGGGCTCATCACGCGGGACGACATCGTCGCCGATCTCTTCGACCTTTGCAGCCGGAGACATTGGGGCAGGGCGGGGCGGGACGACATCACGATGTTCAAGAACGTCGGTGGCGGGCATCTCGACCTTTTCACTGCGCGCCATCTTTTCTTACAGAGCCGGTCGCTTGGATAA
- a CDS encoding amino acid ABC transporter ATP-binding protein — MNVAMPLLNVERLTKSFGTHRVLTGIDMSVRAGDVTCIVGPSGSGKSTLLRCLNHIEVPDSGVVFLDGAPVGVRWRGKTLHRMSFNELAAQRQRMGMVFQSFNLFPHKTALENIIEAPVVVQRRKRSEAIEEAMMLLDKVGLRERAHYYPKQLSGGQQQRVAIARSLAMRPAVMLFDEPTSALDPELVGEVLAVMRQLAEEGMTMVVVTHEMAFARDVADHLIFMDGGVIVEAGPPREVLSNPKHARTKSFLARVL, encoded by the coding sequence ATGAACGTTGCCATGCCTCTCCTCAACGTCGAGCGCCTGACCAAGAGTTTCGGAACGCACCGCGTGCTCACTGGTATCGATATGAGCGTCAGGGCCGGTGACGTTACATGCATCGTCGGTCCGTCTGGTTCGGGCAAGAGCACGCTGCTGCGCTGCCTCAACCATATCGAGGTGCCCGATTCCGGCGTCGTCTTCCTAGACGGCGCGCCCGTCGGCGTTCGCTGGCGTGGAAAGACCCTCCACCGCATGAGTTTCAACGAGCTTGCCGCCCAGCGCCAGCGGATGGGCATGGTGTTCCAGAGCTTCAACCTTTTCCCTCACAAGACGGCCCTCGAGAATATCATCGAGGCCCCTGTCGTCGTGCAGCGGCGCAAGAGAAGCGAGGCGATCGAGGAGGCGATGATGCTGCTCGACAAGGTCGGGCTGCGCGAGCGGGCGCACTACTATCCGAAGCAACTTTCTGGCGGCCAGCAGCAGCGTGTGGCCATCGCGCGCTCGCTTGCCATGCGCCCGGCCGTCATGCTCTTCGACGAGCCGACGTCCGCGCTCGACCCGGAGCTTGTCGGCGAGGTCCTAGCCGTCATGAGGCAGCTAGCGGAAGAGGGAATGACCATGGTGGTGGTCACGCACGAGATGGCTTTCGCCCGCGATGTCGCCGATCATCTCATCTTCATGGATGGCGGCGTCATCGTCGAAGCCGGCCCGCCCCGCGAGGTCCTTTCGAACCCCAAGCACGCGCGCACGAAGTCGTTTCTCGCCCGCGTCCTCTGA
- a CDS encoding amino acid ABC transporter permease: protein MAQNLKTLPERPDIHTIQPVPERHPSRWIGGVVLLVIVFLFVRLLVTNENLHWDVVARYMFSPEILAGLGRTLLLTFIAMVLGLAIGVILAIMRLSQNPVFQMASWVWIWFFRGVPPLVQLIFWYNLALLIPTVSLGIPFGPQLWSASMNALITPFSAAVLGLALTESAYAAEMIRAGIQAVSTGQTEAAATLGMSKAQTLRRIVLPQALKIVVPPIGNDTISMLKFTSLVSVLALPDLLYSAQMIYSRTYETIPLLIVATIWYLVLSTILTLVEHYIEHRLNDGRPLQVTLILASLFRTRFWGARRVEVSP, encoded by the coding sequence ATGGCGCAAAATCTGAAAACTCTTCCCGAACGTCCGGATATCCACACGATCCAGCCGGTCCCCGAACGCCATCCCTCGCGGTGGATCGGCGGCGTCGTGCTTCTCGTGATCGTGTTCCTGTTCGTGCGCCTGCTCGTGACGAACGAGAACCTGCACTGGGATGTCGTCGCGCGGTATATGTTCAGCCCGGAGATTCTTGCCGGGCTCGGGCGGACCTTGCTTCTCACCTTCATCGCCATGGTGCTCGGTCTGGCGATCGGCGTTATTCTCGCCATCATGCGGCTCTCGCAAAATCCGGTGTTCCAGATGGCAAGCTGGGTGTGGATCTGGTTCTTCCGCGGCGTGCCGCCGCTGGTTCAGCTGATCTTCTGGTATAACCTGGCACTTCTCATTCCCACGGTGTCGCTCGGCATTCCCTTCGGTCCGCAGCTCTGGTCGGCCAGCATGAATGCGCTGATCACGCCGTTCAGCGCCGCCGTCCTTGGTTTGGCGCTGACGGAAAGCGCCTATGCGGCGGAAATGATCCGCGCCGGCATCCAGGCAGTCAGTACCGGGCAGACGGAAGCGGCGGCAACGCTCGGCATGAGCAAAGCGCAGACGCTGCGCCGGATCGTGCTGCCACAGGCCTTGAAGATCGTCGTGCCGCCGATCGGCAACGACACGATCTCCATGCTGAAATTCACGTCGCTGGTCAGCGTTCTCGCGCTTCCCGATCTGCTCTATTCCGCGCAGATGATCTATTCGCGCACCTACGAGACCATCCCGCTGCTGATCGTCGCCACCATCTGGTACCTCGTGCTCTCCACCATTCTGACGCTTGTCGAGCACTACATCGAACATCGCCTGAACGACGGCCGTCCGCTGCAGGTCACCCTGATCCTTGCCTCGCTGTTTCGCACCCGGTTCTGGGGAGCCCGCCGGGTGGAGGTCTCGCCATGA
- a CDS encoding transporter substrate-binding domain-containing protein: MRSEPSAYLKGLAFTLALVPVLTGLALGTASAAGIDQKLHDAVPEQYRANGVNVAAFNDWPPDEFIENGELKGWSIDMAKAMSAKLGVTFTFTPTSFDAIIPGLASKRFDAGFSSFGVTEERLQVLDFVPQRNEGTAYAFLKEKNFDIQAEKDLCGHSIAVMTGAWDFQYLQTVSADICLKSGAEPIDLQQFTTQNAAELAVSSARIEMVAAGSAKLQYLAKQTGRFGVSKLTSNAVFNGIGVRRGDPLGPVLRDALQAMIDDGSYKALMAKWGVDGSGMLDAAILVNAAHPATK; this comes from the coding sequence ATGAGATCAGAACCATCGGCCTACCTGAAGGGCTTGGCCTTCACACTGGCGCTCGTACCCGTCTTGACGGGTTTGGCTCTAGGCACTGCGTCGGCTGCCGGCATCGATCAGAAGCTGCATGATGCCGTGCCGGAGCAGTACAGGGCGAATGGGGTCAATGTCGCGGCCTTCAACGACTGGCCGCCGGACGAGTTCATCGAGAACGGCGAGCTGAAGGGCTGGAGCATCGATATGGCCAAGGCCATGTCCGCGAAGCTCGGCGTCACCTTCACCTTCACGCCCACCAGTTTCGACGCGATCATTCCGGGTCTCGCATCCAAGCGCTTCGATGCCGGTTTCTCCTCGTTCGGCGTAACCGAAGAGCGGCTGCAGGTGCTGGATTTCGTGCCGCAGCGCAATGAGGGAACGGCCTATGCATTCCTGAAGGAGAAGAACTTCGACATTCAGGCCGAAAAGGATCTCTGCGGCCACTCGATTGCCGTGATGACGGGCGCCTGGGACTTTCAGTACCTGCAGACCGTAAGCGCCGACATCTGCTTGAAGAGCGGCGCGGAGCCGATCGACCTCCAGCAGTTCACGACGCAGAACGCGGCAGAACTCGCGGTCTCCTCCGCCCGGATCGAAATGGTGGCTGCCGGCTCGGCAAAGCTCCAGTATCTGGCAAAGCAGACCGGACGCTTCGGCGTTTCGAAGCTGACGAGCAATGCCGTCTTCAACGGCATCGGAGTCAGACGCGGCGACCCTCTCGGGCCGGTGCTGCGGGATGCCTTGCAGGCGATGATCGACGATGGCTCCTACAAGGCCCTGATGGCCAAGTGGGGCGTCGATGGATCAGGGATGCTGGACGCGGCTATCCTCGTCAACGCCGCGCATCCCGCCACGAAATAG
- a CDS encoding LacI family DNA-binding transcriptional regulator, translating into MAEKRSDKTTITDVARHAGVSTATAGRVLGGYGYTSAENKEKVRLAAQALGYRANQLARSLITGKTRTIGVVAGDIQSPFYASVLRGIADVARAQGFGVLLTNSDERLEREIEAVQLLLEKQIDGLIVAPCDTSGARHLHDAAASGCPIVQIDRRVAGLAADSVTLDNRHAARDSIGRLIAAGHRRIGMIAELERFEFGDMEAFVDGVVAGSIDPETLFPSWQRLFGYIEAHIVHGISIDRSLIGRAGTYSGSAARAATMKLLQRADRPTALFTADGLMSAVAMDAITSLDLSLPDALSLICFDDLDWMRFLKPGITAIAQPLTEMGQAAARLILSRIGGEDSAEQHHVLTHTLALRGSVSAPQAIDA; encoded by the coding sequence ATGGCAGAAAAGCGTTCCGACAAGACGACGATCACCGATGTGGCGCGCCATGCCGGCGTCAGCACTGCAACGGCTGGACGCGTTCTCGGAGGCTATGGCTATACCAGCGCCGAAAACAAGGAAAAGGTCCGCCTCGCCGCCCAAGCGCTGGGCTACCGCGCAAATCAGTTGGCACGCAGCCTGATCACCGGCAAGACGCGCACGATCGGTGTCGTCGCTGGCGATATCCAGAGCCCGTTCTATGCCAGTGTTCTGCGCGGCATCGCGGATGTTGCGCGCGCACAAGGCTTTGGCGTGCTTCTGACAAACAGCGACGAACGGCTGGAACGCGAAATCGAGGCCGTTCAGCTACTCCTCGAAAAGCAAATCGACGGGTTGATCGTCGCTCCCTGCGACACGTCGGGTGCACGGCACTTGCATGACGCTGCGGCCTCCGGATGCCCCATCGTCCAGATCGACCGCCGAGTCGCCGGGCTCGCCGCCGATTCGGTAACGCTCGACAACCGGCACGCGGCTCGCGATAGCATCGGCCGGCTGATAGCTGCGGGGCACCGTCGGATCGGCATGATCGCGGAACTAGAGCGTTTCGAGTTCGGTGACATGGAGGCGTTCGTCGATGGCGTTGTCGCCGGTTCCATTGACCCGGAAACGCTGTTTCCCAGCTGGCAGCGACTGTTCGGCTATATCGAAGCGCACATCGTGCACGGGATCAGCATCGATCGCAGCCTGATCGGACGGGCCGGAACCTACTCTGGTTCGGCCGCACGTGCGGCCACGATGAAGCTGCTGCAGCGCGCCGACCGGCCGACCGCACTGTTCACGGCCGATGGGCTGATGTCGGCCGTTGCGATGGACGCCATCACATCACTCGACCTCAGCCTTCCTGATGCTCTTTCCCTGATCTGCTTCGACGATCTCGACTGGATGCGATTTCTCAAGCCCGGCATCACCGCCATCGCCCAGCCACTGACGGAGATGGGCCAAGCCGCTGCGCGCCTGATCCTGTCGCGCATCGGCGGGGAGGATAGCGCAGAACAGCATCACGTGCTGACGCACACGCTGGCGCTTCGCGGATCCGTGTCCGCACCTCAGGCCATCGACGCCTGA
- a CDS encoding PfkB family carbohydrate kinase has product MLVTRGGAGALLLGPAGLFEVAASPAELVDTLGAGDTFIARTLYGLVAGEAPDVLLKAAADAAADTCRYVGAVGHGAPIALTGDVPELRPARQASMA; this is encoded by the coding sequence GTGCTGGTCACGCGGGGCGGCGCCGGTGCGCTGCTTCTGGGGCCTGCAGGTCTCTTCGAGGTCGCGGCGTCGCCGGCCGAACTGGTCGATACGCTCGGGGCGGGCGATACCTTTATTGCCCGGACACTCTACGGGCTTGTGGCCGGAGAAGCGCCGGACGTCTTGCTGAAGGCGGCCGCCGATGCCGCCGCTGATACCTGCCGATACGTCGGCGCCGTTGGCCATGGGGCGCCTATCGCGCTGACGGGCGATGTTCCCGAACTTCGGCCGGCACGTCAGGCGTCGATGGCCTGA
- a CDS encoding SIS domain-containing protein, which produces MKTAVNADIAATLAALGSRTVRQVFLVACGGSLSIMHPGKYFLDRHSRRITSDVYNGDEFVCRDPLTLDAHSIVILCSQTGTTRETVRAAQHAKAKGATVIGMTLDPASPLAEAADHVLQYQASYTTGVAIDAADSNYGVLYMLLAGLVNIADGTDYLPSLLKSLGHLQPAIDKAHIRYADLFTTFAERFKDRPVIYTTASGANYGAAYSFAICVLMEMQWINSQAIHANEFFHGPFEVVDENACFITMMGLDETRRLEERTRDFLYRFGDRNNVLVLDAADLDLDGIDPQFQGYLVPLIFFDALWKFAYKLADLRDQTMLEARRYMKKISDY; this is translated from the coding sequence ATGAAAACTGCCGTAAACGCTGATATCGCCGCCACGCTTGCCGCCTTGGGTTCAAGAACCGTTCGACAGGTCTTTCTCGTCGCCTGCGGCGGGTCGCTGTCGATCATGCATCCGGGCAAGTATTTCCTGGATCGTCATTCCCGGCGCATCACGTCGGACGTTTACAATGGCGACGAATTCGTCTGCCGCGATCCGCTGACGCTCGATGCCCACTCCATCGTGATTCTCTGCTCGCAGACGGGGACGACGCGCGAGACCGTTCGTGCCGCACAGCATGCCAAGGCCAAGGGCGCCACCGTCATCGGCATGACGCTGGATCCGGCATCGCCGCTGGCCGAAGCGGCCGATCATGTTCTTCAGTATCAGGCGTCCTACACAACCGGCGTGGCGATCGATGCGGCGGACAGCAATTATGGTGTACTCTACATGCTCCTCGCGGGCCTCGTGAACATCGCCGACGGTACCGACTATCTGCCGTCGCTGCTGAAAAGCCTCGGACATCTCCAGCCGGCGATCGACAAGGCCCATATCCGCTACGCGGACCTCTTCACAACCTTTGCCGAGCGCTTCAAGGACCGTCCGGTGATCTACACCACGGCGAGCGGCGCCAATTACGGCGCAGCCTATTCGTTTGCGATCTGCGTTCTCATGGAGATGCAGTGGATCAATTCACAGGCCATCCACGCCAACGAGTTCTTCCACGGACCCTTCGAGGTGGTCGACGAGAACGCCTGCTTCATCACCATGATGGGCCTTGACGAAACCCGTCGGCTCGAAGAGCGCACGCGCGACTTCCTGTATCGGTTCGGAGACAGGAATAACGTCCTCGTCCTCGACGCTGCCGATCTCGACCTCGACGGGATCGACCCGCAATTCCAGGGCTATCTCGTTCCCCTGATATTCTTCGATGCCCTCTGGAAATTCGCCTACAAGCTTGCCGATCTCCGCGATCAGACAATGCTGGAAGCCCGCCGCTACATGAAGAAAATCAGCGATTATTAA
- the blh gene encoding bifunctional sulfur transferase/dioxygenase Blh, which translates to MPAVEISGKLSISPQPSLDGIQSLRDRGFKTLINNRPENEDSDQPGTQRERQAAQHCDLSYVFIPVILDSITEADVRAFQRAIDNSEGPVLAHCKSGTRSLSLYLIGEVLDGRMSADEVVDFGRSRSFDTSGAARWLENQAARRPQVKGFFDKRTCSIQYVVFDPETRKCAIIDPVLDFDEKAGAIATINADAIFAYICNEGLTVEWILDTHPHADHLSAAQYLKDKTGARTAIGERVVDVQKLWKGIYNWPELAIDGSQWDRLFANGETFKIGCIDTKVLFSPGHTPASITYVIGDAAFVHDTLFMPDGGTARADFPGGDARDLWRSIEKILALPDETRIFTGHDYQPDGREPRWESTVADQKTFNPHLAGLTEEDFVALRTKRDKTLPMPKLILHALQVNIRGGRLPEPEPNGKRYLRFPVDALQVAAWA; encoded by the coding sequence ATGCCTGCTGTCGAAATATCCGGAAAGCTGTCGATCTCACCTCAGCCGAGCCTCGATGGCATCCAGTCGCTGAGAGACAGGGGGTTCAAGACACTCATCAACAACCGACCGGAAAACGAGGATTCTGACCAGCCTGGAACGCAGCGTGAACGCCAGGCCGCCCAACACTGCGACCTGTCCTACGTATTCATTCCGGTCATACTCGACTCGATCACCGAGGCAGATGTGCGTGCGTTTCAGCGCGCGATCGACAACTCCGAAGGACCCGTGCTCGCCCATTGCAAGTCTGGAACACGATCCCTCAGCCTTTATCTGATCGGCGAGGTTCTTGACGGTCGCATGTCGGCCGACGAGGTCGTTGATTTCGGACGTAGCCGCAGCTTCGACACCAGCGGTGCTGCGCGCTGGCTGGAGAACCAAGCCGCGCGACGGCCGCAGGTGAAGGGCTTCTTCGACAAGCGCACCTGCAGCATCCAGTACGTTGTATTCGACCCCGAGACCCGCAAATGCGCCATTATCGATCCTGTGCTCGACTTTGACGAGAAGGCCGGGGCCATCGCGACCATCAACGCCGACGCCATCTTCGCATATATCTGTAATGAGGGGCTGACCGTGGAGTGGATCCTCGACACCCATCCGCATGCCGATCACCTCTCGGCCGCCCAGTATCTCAAAGACAAGACCGGCGCGCGGACGGCCATCGGCGAGCGCGTCGTAGATGTTCAGAAGCTGTGGAAGGGCATCTACAACTGGCCTGAGCTTGCAATCGACGGATCTCAGTGGGACCGGTTGTTTGCCAATGGCGAGACCTTCAAGATCGGTTGCATCGATACGAAAGTGTTGTTTTCTCCGGGACACACGCCTGCCTCCATCACCTATGTGATCGGTGACGCAGCCTTTGTGCACGACACGCTCTTCATGCCCGACGGTGGCACCGCGCGCGCCGATTTTCCCGGCGGTGATGCTCGTGACCTATGGAGGTCGATAGAGAAAATTCTGGCCCTCCCGGACGAGACAAGGATCTTCACGGGCCACGACTACCAGCCGGACGGGCGGGAACCTCGCTGGGAAAGCACGGTGGCCGACCAGAAGACGTTCAACCCGCATCTTGCCGGGCTGACGGAAGAAGACTTCGTGGCGTTGAGGACAAAGCGCGACAAGACGCTGCCGATGCCCAAGCTCATCCTGCATGCCCTGCAGGTGAACATCCGCGGCGGGCGGCTGCCGGAGCCGGAACCCAACGGCAAGCGCTACCTCAGGTTTCCGGTCGACGCATTACAGGTAGCAGCATGGGCATGA
- the bigR gene encoding sulfite-sensing transcriptional repressor BigR: MGMTTDLKTMLKAGLSPVEMATRAGEVANLLKTLSHQARLMIVCTLVEGEFSVGELEEKVDIHQPHLSQHLTVLRNSGIVQTRREGKQIFYCLTEERAALLVAALYDIFCAKEVK, translated from the coding sequence ATGGGCATGACCACCGACCTGAAAACTATGCTGAAGGCTGGACTTTCTCCTGTCGAGATGGCCACCCGGGCCGGAGAAGTTGCCAACCTCTTGAAGACGCTTTCGCACCAGGCGCGTCTGATGATCGTCTGCACGCTTGTGGAAGGGGAGTTTTCAGTCGGCGAGCTTGAAGAGAAGGTCGACATCCACCAGCCGCATCTGTCGCAGCACCTCACCGTGCTGCGCAACTCCGGGATCGTTCAAACGCGGCGTGAGGGGAAACAGATCTTCTATTGCCTAACGGAGGAAAGGGCCGCCCTGCTGGTTGCCGCCCTCTATGACATCTTCTGCGCGAAGGAAGTCAAATGA
- a CDS encoding YeeE/YedE family protein, producing MSAYLTSLAGGMLIGASAVMLLLLNGRIAGISGIVGRLAQGVGLPANLAFVLGLLLGPLTYLFVFGGWPTVEITTGWPLTIVAGLLVGFGSRMGSGCTSGHGVLGLARLSPRSMVAVATFLTAGVVAVAVLRSLEI from the coding sequence ATGAGCGCATATCTCACCTCATTGGCCGGGGGAATGCTCATCGGCGCGTCCGCCGTCATGCTCCTGCTCCTCAACGGCCGGATTGCGGGGATCAGCGGGATCGTCGGGCGTCTCGCCCAAGGCGTCGGATTGCCAGCCAATCTTGCCTTCGTGCTCGGACTGTTACTCGGGCCCCTCACATACCTGTTCGTGTTCGGCGGCTGGCCGACGGTTGAGATCACCACCGGCTGGCCGTTGACCATCGTCGCTGGACTGCTGGTCGGCTTCGGATCGCGCATGGGATCGGGCTGCACCAGCGGCCACGGCGTGCTTGGTCTCGCGCGCCTGTCCCCGCGTTCCATGGTCGCCGTCGCCACCTTCCTGACGGCCGGCGTGGTCGCTGTCGCAGTCCTGCGTAGTCTTGAGATATGA
- a CDS encoding YeeE/YedE family protein: MNRNIYQFGAALLSGIVFGLGLSLSGMLSPARVQGFLDIFGAWDPSLAFVLGGASVVAFVGVQVTKRMLHPAFDDNFHLPTNRRIDAPLVIGSALFGLGWGIGGFCPGPAVASLSVGIPQIALFVIAMLVGMSLHDRGWGRQT, from the coding sequence ATGAATAGGAACATCTACCAGTTCGGCGCCGCTCTCCTCTCCGGCATTGTGTTTGGTTTGGGCCTGTCGCTCTCCGGCATGCTGAGTCCGGCTCGTGTCCAAGGTTTCCTCGACATCTTCGGCGCTTGGGATCCAAGCCTTGCCTTCGTTCTTGGTGGAGCCTCCGTCGTCGCCTTCGTCGGCGTCCAGGTGACGAAGCGGATGCTCCATCCGGCCTTCGATGACAACTTCCATCTGCCGACGAACCGTCGGATTGACGCTCCGCTCGTTATCGGCTCGGCCTTGTTCGGCCTGGGCTGGGGTATCGGTGGCTTCTGTCCCGGGCCGGCAGTCGCGTCTCTGTCTGTCGGCATTCCGCAGATAGCTCTGTTCGTTATTGCCATGCTGGTCGGAATGAGCTTGCATGACAGAGGCTGGGGCAGGCAGACATGA
- a CDS encoding sulfite exporter TauE/SafE family protein — translation MSTSMLAAVGSGGIVGFMLGLLGGGGSILATPLLLYVVGVSQPHIAIGTGALAVSVNAFANFASHAIKGHVWWRCAVVFSALGVLGALGGSSLGKAMNGDRLIFLFGILMMVVGVVMLKPGKPASAGSRPVDLRMCAITAGVALTAGAVSGFFGIGGGFLIVPGLMLATGMPMINAIGTSLLAVGAFGMATALNYASSGFVDLRLAAEFIGGGIVGGVIGMLLATRLSSYKNILNRLFAALIFAVAGYILYRNWGL, via the coding sequence ATGAGCACCTCAATGCTTGCAGCAGTCGGCTCCGGCGGGATTGTGGGCTTCATGCTCGGCCTGCTCGGCGGCGGCGGCTCGATCCTAGCCACTCCACTGCTTCTTTACGTTGTTGGCGTCAGTCAGCCTCATATCGCCATCGGAACGGGCGCGCTTGCTGTATCCGTGAACGCGTTCGCTAACTTCGCAAGCCATGCGATAAAGGGTCACGTCTGGTGGCGGTGTGCGGTCGTCTTTTCGGCGCTCGGCGTCCTTGGTGCCCTTGGCGGCTCCAGCCTTGGCAAGGCGATGAACGGAGACCGTCTGATTTTCCTGTTCGGAATTCTGATGATGGTCGTCGGCGTCGTGATGCTGAAGCCGGGCAAGCCGGCTTCGGCAGGAAGCCGGCCGGTCGATCTCAGGATGTGCGCGATCACTGCAGGCGTTGCGCTCACCGCCGGCGCTGTTTCCGGCTTTTTCGGCATCGGCGGCGGCTTCCTGATCGTTCCGGGGCTGATGTTGGCTACAGGAATGCCGATGATCAACGCGATCGGCACGTCTCTCCTGGCCGTGGGTGCGTTTGGAATGGCCACCGCACTGAACTACGCCAGCTCCGGCTTCGTCGATTTGCGGCTCGCCGCCGAGTTCATCGGGGGAGGCATTGTCGGTGGCGTGATCGGGATGCTGCTCGCCACACGGCTCAGCAGTTACAAAAACATCCTGAACCGGCTGTTTGCTGCGCTCATCTTCGCGGTCGCCGGTTACATCCTGTACCGCAATTGGGGACTTTGA
- a CDS encoding SMC-Scp complex subunit ScpB yields MAGASTGSRRGTGKRDDDRAFDQELEDLPPALRWREWMMRVEAVIFASAEPVTRETLARVVGRDCAIDLLIDDLREDLTGRPYELVSVAGGWQHRTRGVYADAIRASTAQTRSLAAALSRNEATVLMAIAYLQPVTRSELSKTFGKEISRDTIASLRSAGLIASGPRSPKPGAPYTYVTTRHFLSAFGMETLQDLPDVEMLEDAGLMQGQGTDVALPFDSVEEADVDEA; encoded by the coding sequence ATGGCGGGCGCAAGTACAGGCTCCCGCCGAGGCACCGGGAAACGGGACGATGATCGCGCCTTCGACCAAGAGCTTGAGGACCTGCCGCCAGCGTTGCGTTGGCGGGAATGGATGATGCGGGTCGAGGCGGTGATCTTTGCCTCCGCGGAACCCGTCACACGCGAAACGCTGGCCCGCGTCGTCGGCAGGGACTGCGCCATCGATCTCTTGATCGACGATCTGCGCGAGGATCTGACCGGTCGGCCCTATGAGCTCGTTTCCGTGGCCGGTGGCTGGCAACATCGCACCCGCGGCGTCTATGCCGATGCCATTCGCGCCTCCACGGCACAGACGCGGTCCCTGGCGGCTGCCCTTTCCCGGAACGAAGCAACGGTCCTGATGGCAATCGCCTATCTCCAGCCCGTCACGCGAAGCGAGCTGTCGAAGACCTTCGGCAAGGAGATCAGCCGCGACACGATCGCAAGCCTGCGCAGCGCCGGCTTGATCGCCTCCGGGCCGCGTAGCCCGAAGCCGGGCGCACCTTACACCTACGTGACCACCCGGCATTTCCTCTCGGCCTTCGGCATGGAGACGCTGCAGGACCTGCCGGACGTGGAGATGCTGGAGGATGCGGGGCTGATGCAGGGGCAGGGGACCGATGTGGCACTGCCGTTCGACAGCGTTGAGGAGGCCGACGTGGACGAGGCGTAA